Proteins co-encoded in one Opitutus terrae PB90-1 genomic window:
- a CDS encoding SMP-30/gluconolactonase/LRE family protein, translating into MNRFRAMNACVMNRWFVGGVALGVGALILGGCASAQRDGAVAPLTVTASSPLDVVAEFPHQQVTGVAVSRAGRVFANFPYWSDGHTVSVVEVRPDGVQQPYPNTDWNRKTGPEAERFVCVQSVFVDETDTLWIVDAGSPKQTGVVEGGAKLVKVNLASNQVAQVIHFDRSLAPAQSYLNDVRIDLQNNFAFLTDSNLGAILMVDLANEQAKRVLENDPSVKPEPNLQLTVDGTALIDPEKQQPLAIASDGIALDPEGRWLYYKALTGRMLYRVPLDDFEASLRSDVDLSNRVERVGQVGASDGLAFHDGRIYVTAIERDAVMRYDPATQQSEVLVRDERLKWPDSVAFGPDGALYVTTSQIHLTPKFNRGASRVEEPYRVFRVPREEVATGPLAE; encoded by the coding sequence ATGAATAGATTCCGCGCGATGAACGCGTGCGTGATGAATCGTTGGTTCGTCGGTGGCGTGGCGCTCGGAGTCGGGGCACTGATTCTGGGCGGTTGCGCCTCGGCGCAGCGGGACGGCGCAGTGGCTCCGCTAACGGTGACCGCCTCGTCGCCACTGGACGTGGTGGCAGAGTTTCCGCACCAGCAGGTGACCGGCGTGGCGGTGTCGCGCGCCGGCCGGGTGTTTGCCAATTTCCCGTATTGGTCCGACGGGCATACCGTCTCCGTGGTGGAGGTTCGACCGGACGGCGTGCAGCAGCCATATCCCAACACCGATTGGAATCGGAAAACCGGGCCGGAGGCGGAGCGGTTCGTGTGCGTGCAGAGCGTGTTCGTCGACGAGACCGACACTCTCTGGATCGTGGACGCCGGTTCGCCAAAGCAGACCGGTGTGGTGGAAGGCGGCGCGAAGCTCGTGAAGGTCAACCTCGCGAGCAATCAGGTGGCGCAGGTGATCCATTTCGATCGCAGTCTTGCGCCGGCGCAAAGCTACCTGAACGACGTGCGGATCGATTTGCAGAACAACTTCGCGTTTCTGACCGACTCGAATCTCGGTGCGATCCTGATGGTCGATCTTGCGAACGAACAGGCGAAGCGCGTGCTGGAAAACGATCCGTCGGTGAAGCCGGAGCCGAATCTGCAGCTCACCGTGGACGGCACGGCGCTTATTGATCCGGAAAAACAGCAACCGCTCGCGATCGCCTCGGACGGCATCGCGCTCGATCCGGAGGGCCGCTGGCTCTACTACAAGGCGCTGACCGGCCGGATGCTCTACCGCGTGCCGCTGGACGATTTTGAAGCCAGTTTGCGGAGCGACGTCGATCTTTCGAACCGCGTCGAGCGGGTCGGACAAGTGGGTGCTTCGGACGGGCTGGCGTTTCACGATGGCCGAATCTATGTCACCGCGATCGAACGCGACGCGGTGATGCGCTACGATCCGGCGACACAGCAGTCGGAGGTGCTGGTGCGGGATGAGCGGCTGAAGTGGCCGGACAGCGTGGCGTTTGGTCCGGACGGAGCGCTCTACGTGACGACGTCGCAGATTCATCTCACGCCGAAGTTCAACCGGGGAGCCTCGCGGGTGGAGGAACCGTATCGAGTGTTCCGGGTACCACGCGAGGAGGTCGCCACGGGCCCGCTGGCGGAATGA
- a CDS encoding bile acid:sodium symporter family protein gives MTRLLGSLTNAFPVWVVALSVVALFEPGWFTWFSGPWIVWGLAVIMLGMGLTLKLDDFRAIGRMPKAVALGFIAQYTIMPLLGWAFAHLYGLERPFAVGLILVACCPGGTASNVVTYLARANVCLSVVMTMCSTFAAVVMTPLLTSVLAGTFVHVDAWGLFRSTFQVVVLPLVIGVVANRMAPQLMRRAQLGLPLLSVLTIALICASIIGGSAEAIRGSALRLLAAVFSLHAGGFAIGYVAARLARWDKIVARTVSIEVGMQNSGLGVVLARSHFADPLTAVPCAISSVFHSVIGSLLAGWWRWRDRPRNGGARA, from the coding sequence ATGACGCGTCTCCTCGGCTCGCTCACCAACGCCTTTCCCGTCTGGGTCGTCGCACTGTCGGTCGTCGCGTTGTTCGAGCCCGGCTGGTTCACCTGGTTTAGCGGTCCGTGGATCGTGTGGGGGCTCGCCGTGATCATGCTCGGTATGGGCCTGACGCTGAAGCTCGACGATTTCCGGGCGATCGGCCGGATGCCCAAGGCCGTGGCGCTCGGATTCATCGCGCAATACACGATCATGCCGCTGCTGGGGTGGGCGTTTGCGCATCTTTACGGACTCGAGCGGCCGTTCGCGGTGGGGCTGATCCTCGTGGCCTGCTGTCCGGGAGGCACCGCTTCGAATGTCGTGACCTATCTCGCCCGCGCCAACGTCTGCCTCTCGGTCGTGATGACGATGTGCTCGACGTTCGCCGCGGTGGTGATGACCCCGCTGCTGACCTCCGTGCTGGCGGGCACGTTCGTGCATGTGGACGCGTGGGGTTTGTTTCGCAGCACGTTCCAGGTGGTCGTCCTGCCGCTGGTGATCGGCGTCGTCGCCAATCGCATGGCGCCACAACTGATGCGGCGCGCGCAACTCGGGCTGCCGCTGCTCTCCGTTCTCACGATTGCGTTGATCTGCGCCAGCATCATCGGAGGCAGCGCCGAGGCGATCCGCGGTTCCGCGCTCCGGCTGCTGGCGGCCGTGTTCAGCCTGCACGCCGGCGGATTCGCGATCGGCTACGTGGCGGCCCGGCTCGCGCGCTGGGACAAGATCGTCGCCCGCACCGTTTCGATCGAGGTGGGCATGCAGAACTCAGGCCTCGGCGTCGTGCTCGCGCGCAGCCATTTCGCCGACCCGCTCACGGCCGTGCCGTGCGCCATCTCGAGCGTGTTTCACTCGGTGATCGGAAGCCTGCTCGCCGGCTGGTGGCGCTGGCGCGACCGGCCGAGAAATGGCGGCGCGCGAGCGTAG
- a CDS encoding SLC5 family protein — MNAVAQIAVFAALTALVAVLTYLTCRKEKRIKESREYFLAGGALSWIYIAGSITLTNISTDTLVGWNGNQMLLIVWWELAGVAGLVLLAKIFVPIYYRYGCTTVTELLERRYQDKHIRATVATLFLLGNLLLFLPVMLYTSSLVIKSMFGLDVPLMVLATGIAVLGAAYAVLGGLRAVAVSDTYSGFIVLGMAVLVAVFALNRVGWNWSGVPPERLALFGGPDSVLPWSTLLTGMIYTQLFYWSTNQTITQRALAAPSIREAQKGIYAAAVIRLLIVPPMVVVPGICAFKLFGKLGDATYGRIVAEVLPQYLQGAFAAGMVAAVVTSYNAVLNSSAALYVCDLHQQYVNPKPNVPRMSAWLQAGFTVLSIVLVPLYVGAESIIQLIQQLLGLLSMPILSAFITGLLFRNVDGRAVIATLVFGATLYGVFTFVWTPMHFLHLMFITVWACVGFALLVNRAVFGRRAEFELGSAERRRDIMAILRRDS; from the coding sequence ATGAATGCTGTTGCTCAAATCGCTGTTTTCGCCGCGCTCACGGCGCTCGTCGCCGTGCTCACTTACCTCACGTGCCGCAAGGAGAAGCGGATCAAGGAATCGCGCGAATATTTCCTGGCCGGCGGGGCGCTGAGCTGGATCTACATCGCGGGCTCCATCACGTTGACGAATATCAGCACCGACACGCTGGTCGGCTGGAACGGCAACCAGATGCTGTTGATCGTCTGGTGGGAGCTCGCCGGCGTCGCGGGGCTCGTCTTGCTGGCGAAGATCTTTGTTCCGATCTACTACCGCTACGGCTGCACGACGGTCACGGAGTTGCTGGAGCGGCGTTATCAGGACAAGCACATCCGCGCGACGGTCGCGACGCTCTTCCTGCTGGGGAACCTGCTGCTGTTTCTGCCGGTGATGCTCTACACCAGCTCGCTCGTGATCAAATCGATGTTTGGGCTGGACGTGCCGCTGATGGTGCTCGCCACCGGGATCGCCGTGCTCGGTGCGGCGTATGCCGTGCTCGGAGGGCTGCGCGCGGTGGCGGTGTCCGACACCTACAGCGGCTTCATCGTGCTCGGCATGGCCGTGCTGGTGGCGGTGTTTGCGCTCAACCGCGTCGGCTGGAACTGGTCGGGCGTACCCCCTGAGCGGTTGGCGCTGTTTGGGGGACCGGACTCGGTGCTGCCGTGGTCCACGCTGCTCACCGGCATGATCTACACGCAGCTGTTCTATTGGAGCACGAACCAGACAATCACGCAGCGTGCGCTCGCGGCGCCCTCCATTCGCGAGGCGCAGAAAGGCATCTATGCCGCCGCGGTGATCCGGCTGCTGATCGTGCCGCCGATGGTCGTGGTGCCGGGGATCTGCGCGTTCAAGCTGTTCGGCAAGCTGGGCGACGCGACTTACGGCCGGATCGTCGCGGAGGTGTTGCCGCAGTATCTGCAGGGTGCGTTTGCCGCGGGCATGGTCGCCGCGGTGGTCACCAGCTACAACGCGGTGCTCAACTCGTCCGCCGCGCTCTACGTCTGCGACCTGCATCAGCAATACGTGAACCCCAAGCCCAATGTGCCGCGGATGAGCGCGTGGCTGCAGGCGGGCTTCACCGTGCTTTCCATCGTGCTGGTGCCGCTCTACGTCGGCGCGGAAAGCATCATCCAGCTGATCCAGCAACTGCTGGGCTTGCTCAGCATGCCGATCTTGTCGGCGTTTATTACCGGCCTGCTTTTCCGCAACGTCGATGGCCGCGCGGTGATCGCGACGCTGGTGTTCGGGGCGACGCTGTATGGCGTGTTCACCTTCGTTTGGACGCCGATGCATTTCCTGCACCTGATGTTTATCACGGTCTGGGCGTGCGTGGGCTTTGCCCTGCTGGTGAACCGTGCGGTGTTCGGACGGCGCGCCGAATTCGAACTCGGTTCGGCGGAGCGGCGTCGGGACATCATGGCGATACTGCGGCGCGACAGCTGA